In Anabas testudineus chromosome 12, fAnaTes1.2, whole genome shotgun sequence, the genomic stretch AGATTAGATTAAATAGTACTATAAGATGATTTTGCATTTAGTAGATGCTTTTATCAGAAGTAACTTACAAAAGAAATATgggattcagtgtcttgctcacTGACAAAgttaccaactgagctacagcTGCATTTTTGCATTCTGTCCTTTATTGGATAACTTCAAAGAGGGACAGggtgtgacatgcaacaaaggtccaCAGGGACATCCAAAGTGGGGACAATGGAGTTATGTGGCATGTGCACTAACAAGGTGAGCTCACCTGATCTTGAGGCACTGTCTTTAAAAGGCATCAAAATCTAGCTTTATATTCTGTCAGATGACTGTATAGTGCATTATCCAATTTTTCATTCTGGGACCCCACAatttacagagacagagagaaatgggTAGGGTTAAGGAGGTCAGGGCCGAGCAGCTTTCTCCTATTCAGCAAACCTTTGTCAGTAGAAGTTGCACAATTCAGCATTAGACCTCCACGTTTGGACAGTATACAATAATGTGATTCACAAGCAGAGAAACCCctggaagtgtttttttaaacaatgaaattccTGTGGTAAATTGACATTGCGCCCTTTGACTGCAATAAAACTGCAGTGTTCACAAAccaccataataataataatggcgGAGAAAAGCCTTTTTGATGAAGTGACCTCGTACTGAACTCCTGTGATGACTCTGTGATATTGTACACTATTTCACTTTAGCAGTATTGTTGGTATGAAGACAGTGTAAGGGGAAATTATATTTGGTTGTGGAGGGTATTATTACACACTGCCTAGTTTACCACATATCATCATGAGTCACTTGGAAAGTAAACAATGTATTTTCATGAACCAGATTGCAGAATTAAGGTCTTTGTCCTTGTCAGGTGTGGAGAGTGATGATAGAGATGCAGTCATGACTAAGCCCAGATAAGACAATAGACATATTGTACAATCTGTCTAGAAAAACAGTGAGCCCCATGCAGGAGCCACTCTTACGAGCAGCTTGAATCTAATTAGAGTTGTACTAAAATCAACTGAGATACTATAATTAAACATGCCTGATGGAAAATGTCCTGCAACATGTCCATGCTCTTCACTGTAGGCAGATTTACATGGTTTCCTTCAGTGTCGAAATGATGGATATAACTGTAGTTAAAGGGATGCTcaacaacacacatacaaaaaattTGAATACTTTTTACAGGTCCTTTATAGTGTACAATTTGTTATTTACATGTACTTATTGTCCAAAAGGAGTGTTAAATGCTCACTATTGTTACTGAGCCACACCAGAAGATATGTGAACTACTGTTTCAGGAAATTACTGagccttttttaaaatgatgctgtTGCACACAATATCCAAACATGTCTGTTAGAGACTCTGCTTCTCATTAACCATACACATTTTTTCCAATGTGTGCTTTCAACTCTTAAACGGCATTTATCGTGAAGGTCACAGATGTCATCAGGTCTCTAGGGTGTATGCTATTAgtcaaaatgtcatgtttttatttctctccctctaATCCTCGGTGAAGAGCCGTGCCCATCTTTGTCACTGCCTTTTGCACCTGCAGATGTTCACCAGCTGCTGTGAGTTTCACTCTTTACTTGAAACAGAAACCAGGCTCTGCTGCAACATGACAGTGCACAGTTCTTCTTCTAAAGGTCACTGCAGTAGATCCTGTGATACTAGTGCTCCAGTTGCCTGTAGCCTAGGCCTTGGATTTGTACCTTTCCTTGTATCTAACTGAGAATGACTcattttttgcatttacatacattacaaGGCTGTATCTAATATTATATTACTTCTATTGAGTTTAACACATACattcatcttttatttacaggcttatgcatgcacacacattgaGGGCCGGATTCAGAGAGGGAGCAGACATACAGCCTAGTCATTAGGAACCAGATCAGCTGATTTGAAGGGCTTGTGGATTATAATGGTAGTGACCTTATGGGGTCAATGACTTTTGAAAACTGGCTTGTGaaaataatatgatataataactCTGAGATCCTGTACAATATATGTGCACTATACTTTATTTAGTAGCCTGctagtattattattactctgGGGGCAGCAATATCAGTATTATTTAGGGTTCTGATTAGATTCAGAGGGACATGACTCTCAAAACCAGACTCTGGTCTCTGCCCTCATCGCATCAGTCAGATGACGTAAGGCCGTAGAGAAGGGGCCGTCGCTCAGTTAACCAATCAGAATCCAGCAGGCTGCAAAGCAGGAAGTCctctcactgacacagagtTCATCActgaagaaattattattaaaaggtaaaatataGTTTAGAAGATTCTATATTTGTCATATACAGTCGGAAAAGAAGCTGCTAGCATTCAAGCTAACGTCACCCAGTGACTCGGTATTTAAACTCATTTAGTGCTACTGTCTCCccatttaaaatgtgacatttaaagaaGTCTCCATGTTGAAACTGCTGTATAACTTAGAAATATCGCTGAGTGCAAATGTGATAATAAAGCCAACACTTTCTTTTATACGGCTCCAACAAATTAGCGACAGGTTAGTTGTCATAGTTAAATGAAATGCTAATATGTATTGACTTATTCGCCTACTCGTCGTGTTCTTTtcctcacaacaacaacatatgtgtatgtatgttagCTATAATTTACCTATGGAAACGctgaaatgtgatgaaatcATGTGAATTCACTGTTGAGATGAACTCATGCACGACTCGCTGTTTAACCGTTGACGTGGATGAAGCTCTTCGCCTTTGGACCCTGCTGTCAAAGTCTGTCAGCATTAGATCTGAATACATGTCTCTACTGGGAGACTCAGTGGATTAAAGCTCCTGACTTACCTGAATTAgggtatttttaaaatgcaataatcaaatgttcatgtttggttttctgacagatggaaaacacagtgacagacatGCGGGATAAGCCCCACACAGACTTCATCTATTGTGAAGGAGCCATCACAGAGGTCCTCAAATTTGGTTCCTGTCAGTTACATTCAGGACACAAAGTACTTTTTCTTATCATTCCAGGTGAGTTGGACACATATTCTGCATTTATGGTCATATAATTTTCCTAATAGTTACTGATCATCTATCCCTTATATTGGTACAcatgtgtttttggtttgtcagCTTGGAAATTTTAGCCtggctgcattttaaaaacctgttATCGACTGGACAGCATGAACTAATAAAAGATTCAAATGAGACTGTTTAGTTTGAGATACTGTAACTGACATTGATGATCCCAGGTTTTCACCTACAATGCATTAATAGAAAAACATTATGCAAGTCCAGGAAATTACTCTCAACATTTGCTCAtaactataaataatataacagCAAAAACATAGAACTCTAAACTGCTTCCCTCTTGTGTACAGGTAACCCAGGTGTGGTGGGCTTCTACACGACCTTCATGCAAACACTTCATAGCATTTTTGGCTACCGCCACCCAGTGTGGGCTGTAAGCCACGCTGGTCACTGTGCACCCCCAGACTCCATGGATATGATAGAAGGTAGTGATTATTCTGTTATGTTCTTTacactacacactgatctaagTTTGCTGTTAAAAGACTAGTAACTATTCTAAAACTGAGACCAAagctgtgattttattattctttctttttctccagaTGCCTCGTCAACATCAGACAGGGATGTGTTTGGTCTGGATGCTCAGATTGAACACAAACTGTGCTACCTCAGGAAACACGTTCCCAGAGAAACCAGCCTGGTCCTGGTTGGCCACTCAATCGGCTGCTACATTATTCTAGAGATGATGAAGCGAGATCCTGAACTTAAGGTTAGTCACAGTATCTCATATGTATGAGTCTTGCAACTTGCAGTGTTGTGTTCTGTGACCAAATCACTCTGCTGTCCACTGACACATCATAGCGTTAATAACATTCTGTGGCTACCAAAGAAATGTCTCGTCTGTCAGATGAAGCTGCTAAAACACAGCCCAGTAACTCCATGCTAAAAGAAACGAGattaaatgacatgaaaaaatTCCCTTTTTCTGTTCAGGGGGTTTCCGTAATTTACAAGTTCTTACCTCAGAGTTACTGTACATCCTGTGATTGATCTGTGTTGTTTACCCAGGTTTTGAAGGCTGTCATGCTGTTTCCTACCATTGAGCGCATGGCTCAGACTCCTCAAGGCAAGGTCATGACCCCTGTGCTGTGTTACCTGCGTTACGTGGCCTAccttcctctcttcctgctctctctaCTGCCTGATGGAATCAAAAGCTTCTTGATTAGACTGGCCTTTGGTGGCATTCGCTCTCTTGACCTCACTGTGGTCCAGCCGACTGTAGGTCTGCTCAGTGGAGACTGTGCAGGTTGGTAAAGCTTTGTCGCTCATGTTGCTATGTGATGATCCTGATGATGTTCTGACCACTTTAGACCATTTTAcggttgttttggttttgactATATGTCCTTTTTCACTCCTGAAATGCACAGTgtgtcaagtttttttttatttgcagaaatTGAATATATCATTcataattcagtttttcttaGAGTCTAATCACCTAAAAGTAAGAATCATTGCAGTTTCTTTAGCTCAGAATGCGCTTTCTATATCGATATAAAGAGGGCAGAGCCCCTCTAATGGAGGCCACCATTTTTCACTGCCATGTTTCCACAGTAGCCCAGAGGAGATACTGGTTGTAGACAGGTAATTACACATTTTCATGTGTAACCATATACATGGAACTTGACAGTAGGCTCGCTTACACTTGCAACCTGCTACCTTACTGCTAGATATGACTAAAtcttacacactgcacctttaataCAGCATCACAGTGGTAGCTGTAAGTTGTAACTAGATGCATTCACTGGTCATCAGCTGTAGTGTATAGTCCAAATCTTCTGCctaatgttatgttatgcttttAAGTTTGAATTGTGTCACACCAGTTGTTCAAACTGCAGGCCAGATCTGTGTTTGAATATTTCTTGTACTCATAAAATTGAATCTGagcaatgaaaaaacaaaggcaattctccctctctgtctttgtagCCAATGCTATGTACATGGGCAGTCAGGAAATGAGGAAAGTTCTAGAAAGAGACAATGTAACCATCAGGAAAAATCTTGACAAGGTAAGAAAAGTAATTTCTGCGTTAAATCACTGCCAGTCAATCCACGATAGAGTAAATATACAGGGAAATGTTAGAATCAGTATTGACTTTGACTtatctgtctccatctgtcctATCTACAGCTTATATTTTATTATGGAGCTGCAGACCATTGGTGCCCTCTACAGTATTATCATGACATCAAGCAGGACTTTCCACATGGGGTTATCAAACTTTGTGAAAACGGGTTCCGCCACGCCTTTGTCCTGGATGCAGGAAGAGAAGTAGCCAAAATGGTGGCTGAATGGATCCATGGAGATTTGAGGacttgaatatttttttataaatcttttcaTGGACTCAGGACCATAACAACACTCAGCCTTTGACCTGCTTGGTGTTTTCCTcggcaaagaggaaaaaagccATGTGCACTACTGTAGCTCATTTTTGTATTTGCCAAGTGTAAGTTTTTAACATCTTTTATATTGACATTTTGCACATGACAATTTGCAATTGGTCTACATTACTATGTACATATAAATTCATGCATTCTCATGTATGATTACCTGAGCAACAACTGAATTGAATACATgccttttattttccatttgctgcattttctgCAAAGGGATCATATTGAGATGGTGAAGTAACATTTAACCACATTTGACCTTTATAGTGTTCTAGGCATAGtttaattaatagtttaatttggaaaaaaaatcactctaCCATTCAAAGGTTTGTGGTCACTGAGAAATGTCcttgtctttaaaataaaagcagattatCTAACATCTAATTTATCATAGAGTGTAGACATCTTTAATTTTGTAAATGCATGTAGCAGATGGAAACAGCAATATGAAATATCTTCATAGACCAACAGGAGAACattatcagcaaacattagtacCCTGTTTCAGTGACAGTGCATCAAAGTACATTTCAAAGCTGGAATGAAAAGTTagagaaacaaataataattctatgtatttacattacagttaGTTTTTGAAATATTAGATGTGCATCATATTTTCATAATTACATCATACAATGTATAAGGCTAATTGGTTATTAAAAAACGGTTTTGGATAATGTTTAGCAAACAagacatttctaagtgacctCAACTTTTAATGGTGATGTATATACACAGTTAATTATATGTACAACCAGAGAAAGTGAGAGTCATAGAATTTTACTGAAGCAAATGATTAAGCTAGTTTTGTTCCAAATTATACTGTACTAACCTGGAATCGAAACACTGGCCTTATCATTCTTTTGCAGACACTGTAACTAATctgctgaacaaaacaaaaggctTAATAACCAAAGCATCCTTCCTCCTTAAATGTCATGTGAATAATTTCCATGATATCTGTCCCATTTATCGACCTTTAACCtctaatgaaataataatatggTTGTTCTCTGCAGCTAAAGTacctgaaaacatgaaatttaaatacaatttttaaattaaatttttttccctaatacacaaaatatttgtGATGCTTTGAAAAGCATCTCAGCTTGTGTGTCCAG encodes the following:
- the ldah gene encoding lipid droplet-associated hydrolase, with translation MENTVTDMRDKPHTDFIYCEGAITEVLKFGSCQLHSGHKVLFLIIPGNPGVVGFYTTFMQTLHSIFGYRHPVWAVSHAGHCAPPDSMDMIEDASSTSDRDVFGLDAQIEHKLCYLRKHVPRETSLVLVGHSIGCYIILEMMKRDPELKVLKAVMLFPTIERMAQTPQGKVMTPVLCYLRYVAYLPLFLLSLLPDGIKSFLIRLAFGGIRSLDLTVVQPTVGLLSGDCAANAMYMGSQEMRKVLERDNVTIRKNLDKLIFYYGAADHWCPLQYYHDIKQDFPHGVIKLCENGFRHAFVLDAGREVAKMVAEWIHGDLRT